In one window of Opitutus sp. GAS368 DNA:
- the cls gene encoding cardiolipin synthase, giving the protein MKILLLCYLASWAFIPHLLLLKKRPAATLAWLWAILFIPLLGAAAYFLIGTDRLKRLRLKRRNLFSARTSRQPPPAGTTDEATRRLLQVLPRRDRQFLQLLSRINQLPVSSTNRLRLLRNAEEFYPALEQRIREAVHHIHLEFYIWQDDETGARFLGLLTAAARRGVIVRLLLDGVGSHGLTAAQLAGYREAGGHFSWFQSLDPRRLRFFMNLRNHRKLQIIDGRVAFVGGMNIGREQEAGAESPEHWRDVQVETTGSVAAELQEVFADDWFFATGEKISEAVFFPVQPEPPPRHLVHIVLGGPDRRNEPIGKSIVSLLNEASDRVWIATGYFVPDDTVLTALELAASRGVDVRLLVSAKSDHPWLGPVAHAYYDELLAAGVHIFEYSAGIHHAKLALADAQWTMIGSANLDYRSMRLNFELNLLLHSPEHNAGLTRLFEQDFALSHEIDPAAFSRRPFRRKLVEAALRPLSPML; this is encoded by the coding sequence ATGAAAATCCTGCTGCTTTGTTACCTCGCGAGCTGGGCCTTCATCCCCCACCTCCTTTTGCTCAAGAAGCGGCCGGCGGCGACGCTAGCCTGGCTGTGGGCCATCCTGTTTATTCCGCTGCTGGGTGCGGCCGCCTATTTTCTCATCGGCACCGACCGCCTCAAGCGGCTCCGGCTCAAGCGGCGGAATCTTTTCTCGGCGCGAACCTCGCGCCAGCCGCCGCCCGCCGGCACCACGGACGAGGCCACCCGGCGGCTCCTGCAGGTCCTGCCGCGCCGTGACCGCCAGTTCCTGCAATTGCTGTCCCGCATCAACCAGCTGCCCGTCAGCTCCACGAACCGGCTCCGGCTCCTGCGCAACGCGGAGGAATTCTATCCGGCGCTGGAGCAGCGGATCCGGGAGGCGGTCCATCACATTCACCTGGAGTTTTATATCTGGCAGGATGATGAAACCGGCGCGCGGTTCCTTGGCCTGCTGACCGCGGCCGCCCGGCGCGGCGTCATCGTGCGCCTGCTCCTCGACGGCGTGGGCTCGCATGGCCTGACCGCGGCGCAGCTGGCCGGCTACCGGGAAGCCGGCGGCCATTTCTCCTGGTTCCAGAGCCTGGATCCCCGCCGGTTGCGTTTCTTCATGAACCTGCGCAACCACCGCAAGCTGCAGATCATCGACGGCCGCGTGGCCTTCGTCGGCGGCATGAACATCGGGCGCGAACAGGAGGCGGGAGCGGAATCGCCCGAGCACTGGCGCGACGTGCAGGTGGAGACCACCGGCTCGGTCGCGGCGGAATTGCAGGAGGTGTTCGCCGATGACTGGTTTTTTGCCACGGGCGAGAAAATCTCCGAGGCGGTTTTCTTTCCGGTCCAGCCTGAACCGCCGCCCCGGCACCTCGTGCACATCGTCCTAGGCGGCCCCGACCGACGGAACGAACCCATCGGCAAGTCCATCGTCAGTCTCCTGAACGAGGCCAGCGACCGCGTCTGGATCGCCACCGGCTACTTCGTGCCCGATGACACCGTGCTCACCGCCCTGGAGCTGGCCGCCAGCCGCGGGGTTGATGTGCGGCTGCTGGTCTCGGCGAAGAGCGACCATCCCTGGCTCGGGCCGGTCGCCCACGCCTATTATGATGAGCTGCTCGCCGCCGGCGTGCACATCTTCGAATACAGCGCCGGCATCCATCATGCGAAGCTCGCGCTGGCCGACGCCCAATGGACGATGATCGGCTCGGCCAACCTCGACTACCGCTCGATGCGGCTGAACTTCGAGCTCAACCTCCTGCTGCATTCGCCCGAGCACAATGCCGGGCTCACCCGTTTGTTCGAACAGGACTTCGCGCTCAGCCACGAGATCGATCCGGCGGCATTTTCCCGCCGGCCGTTCCGGCGGAAACTTGTCGAAGCCGCGCTCCGGCCCCTGTCGCCCATGCTGTGA
- a CDS encoding acyl carrier protein produces the protein MNSSATAASVSPVAPNYQYESIRHLPAAARAAFARFQVIGDPAALDPVLLAILEDFIPKTPARPLAELPGGTRLIDDLGFDSLALTEVVFFTEDLFGITITNEEIIRVRTLDDLRGFIHDKVSILPAR, from the coding sequence ATGAACTCATCCGCCACCGCCGCCAGCGTTTCCCCCGTCGCCCCGAATTATCAGTATGAAAGCATTCGTCACCTGCCGGCGGCGGCCCGGGCCGCCTTCGCCCGGTTTCAGGTTATCGGCGACCCGGCGGCGCTGGACCCCGTCCTGCTTGCCATCCTGGAAGACTTCATTCCCAAGACTCCCGCGCGACCGCTCGCGGAGCTGCCCGGCGGCACCCGGCTGATCGACGACCTGGGCTTTGACTCCCTCGCCCTCACGGAGGTGGTGTTTTTCACCGAGGATCTGTTCGGCATCACCATCACCAACGAGGAAATCATCCGGGTGCGCACGCTGGATGACCTGCGCGGCTTCATCCACGACAAGGTCTCGATCCTCCCGGCGCGCTGA
- a CDS encoding DUF883 family protein, with translation MKNRNASDAQTPADLLNDLRTLVLEAEKMMESAVSEHTGDAMNALRTRYAAAQERFGDLYASAKKNVTAGAKYTDETIRANPYQSIAIAAGVGLLVGVLVGRRSQ, from the coding sequence ATGAAAAATCGCAACGCTTCCGATGCCCAGACCCCCGCCGACCTGCTCAACGATCTCCGCACGCTCGTCCTCGAGGCCGAAAAGATGATGGAGTCCGCCGTGTCCGAGCACACCGGCGACGCCATGAACGCGCTCCGCACGCGCTACGCCGCCGCGCAGGAACGCTTCGGCGACCTCTATGCCAGCGCCAAGAAGAATGTCACCGCCGGCGCGAAATACACCGACGAGACCATCCGCGCCAATCCCTACCAGTCGATCGCCATCGCGGCGGGCGTCGGCCTGCTGGTCGGCGTCCTCGTCGGCCGTCGCAGCCAGTAA
- a CDS encoding DUF3667 domain-containing protein, whose translation MTESTVRCANCSEPLAGKYCSRCGEKRMGPADHTLRRYIEHLFEAFTNADGKVFLTLRSLLTHPGRLTADYLRGRRQPYIAPLQLFLIANLIFFLLHPLVGSNTLTTDLNTQLHYTWHHGWAEALVAPRLAARAVTAEVYATTFDPAAITLAKSLVILVVPVFSLAVLAVYRRHRRPFAAHLVFSLHFGAFWMLLICATLALTNLVVRLLRSINVFPSAEAVGGSIILFTLGLMAAYLFRAGRVVFDRETGWITFAKALALGLAFDLSLQVYRAVLFFITFWST comes from the coding sequence ATGACTGAATCCACCGTCCGCTGCGCGAACTGCTCGGAACCGCTGGCCGGCAAATACTGCTCCCGCTGCGGCGAGAAGCGCATGGGACCCGCGGATCACACCCTGCGCCGCTACATCGAGCACCTGTTCGAGGCCTTCACCAACGCGGACGGGAAAGTCTTCCTGACCCTGCGCTCCCTCCTCACCCATCCGGGCCGGCTCACCGCCGACTACCTGCGGGGCCGGCGCCAGCCCTATATTGCGCCGCTGCAGCTTTTCCTGATCGCGAACCTGATTTTCTTTCTGCTCCACCCGCTGGTCGGCTCGAACACGCTGACGACGGACCTCAACACGCAGCTGCACTACACCTGGCATCACGGCTGGGCCGAGGCCCTGGTCGCACCGCGCCTCGCCGCCCGCGCCGTCACGGCCGAGGTCTACGCCACCACCTTCGACCCGGCGGCCATCACCCTGGCCAAGTCGCTCGTCATCCTCGTGGTGCCGGTGTTCTCGCTCGCGGTGCTGGCCGTTTACCGGCGGCACCGGCGGCCTTTCGCCGCGCACCTGGTCTTTTCACTCCACTTCGGCGCTTTCTGGATGCTGCTGATCTGCGCGACGCTGGCCCTCACCAATCTGGTGGTGCGCCTGCTGCGCTCCATCAATGTGTTTCCCTCGGCCGAGGCCGTGGGCGGAAGCATCATCCTCTTCACGCTCGGTCTCATGGCCGCCTATCTCTTCCGCGCCGGGCGCGTGGTGTTCGACCGGGAGACCGGCTGGATCACGTTCGCCAAGGCGCTGGCGCTCGGCCTGGCGTTCGATCTTTCGCTCCAGGTTTACCGCGCCGTCCTTTTTTTCATCACCTTCTGGTCGACCTGA
- a CDS encoding phage holin family protein has product MEQESPASPGLLGSFRTLGDALVATLQDRLELVSVELQEEKFRLIQIFVWISAAVFSGMMAITFASLTLVYYCWESARLAVLGGLALLYAGALVAIVVSLRRFLARQPKPFAATLQEIGEDRSCIRTGS; this is encoded by the coding sequence ATGGAACAAGAATCCCCGGCTTCACCGGGCCTGCTCGGTTCGTTCCGCACGCTGGGCGACGCCCTCGTCGCCACGCTGCAGGACCGCCTTGAGCTGGTCTCGGTCGAACTGCAGGAGGAAAAATTCCGCCTGATCCAGATCTTCGTCTGGATCAGCGCGGCCGTTTTCTCGGGCATGATGGCGATCACGTTCGCCAGCCTGACCCTGGTTTATTACTGCTGGGAAAGCGCCCGCCTCGCCGTGCTCGGCGGGCTGGCGTTGCTCTACGCCGGCGCGCTGGTGGCCATCGTGGTCTCGCTCCGCCGCTTCCTCGCCCGCCAGCCCAAGCCGTTCGCGGCGACGCTGCAGGAAATCGGGGAGGACCGCTCGTGTATTCGCACCGGGAGCTGA
- a CDS encoding NADH-quinone oxidoreductase subunit C, producing the protein MTTDVDLPTAVSQQFPSAAPRPSLDCPAFNVPAGDVLAVLQYLRDTQGYDFLMDVTAIDWSAEAASRFTVVWHVYSSTKHAYVRVAASCESNIEPAMPTATGLWAGADWHERETYDMFGIKFTGHPDLRRILMWPAYPYFPLRKEFPLAGLPTEMSDADINAEIGVGVISAPMAGGPFVATPGEPMSDAEPRAKDEAWNEKREKPE; encoded by the coding sequence ATGACCACCGACGTCGACCTTCCGACCGCCGTTAGCCAGCAATTTCCCTCGGCCGCGCCGCGCCCGAGCCTCGACTGCCCGGCCTTCAACGTCCCCGCCGGCGACGTCCTCGCGGTGCTGCAATACCTCCGCGACACCCAGGGCTACGATTTCCTGATGGATGTGACCGCGATCGACTGGAGCGCCGAGGCCGCCTCGCGCTTTACCGTCGTCTGGCACGTCTACTCGAGCACGAAACACGCTTACGTCCGCGTCGCCGCTTCCTGCGAGTCCAACATCGAGCCGGCCATGCCGACCGCCACGGGCCTCTGGGCCGGCGCCGACTGGCACGAGCGCGAGACCTACGACATGTTCGGCATCAAGTTCACCGGCCACCCCGACCTGCGCCGCATCCTGATGTGGCCGGCCTACCCGTATTTCCCGCTCCGCAAGGAATTCCCGCTCGCCGGCCTGCCGACCGAGATGTCCGACGCCGACATCAACGCCGAGATCGGCGTCGGCGTGATCTCCGCCCCGATGGCCGGCGGCCCGTTCGTGGCCACCCCGGGCGAGCCGATGAGCGACGCCGAGCCACGCGCCAAGGACGAGGCCTGGAACGAAAAACGCGAGAAACCCGAATGA
- a CDS encoding sigma-70 family RNA polymerase sigma factor codes for MVAQNHSPAFVPSSTDRAARSALSRQEAQHDATLVQRFNAGDEAAFVEIVTRYRARMLQAALGLLRNRADAEEIAQDTFIRAHRGLAKFRGDSSLAAWLYRIALNLSRNRYWYYFRRRRHATLPLDAAFSEGNDASFADLVASDAPSPVHAAATSEFAAIVTGCMDQLPAGQREILTLRNVQQHTYGHISRTLGIRVGTAKSRIARARTSLRLLVGKSYPDSFPTDTPFTCFEPVRSAGLLQVSCA; via the coding sequence ATGGTTGCACAGAATCACTCCCCCGCCTTCGTCCCTTCGTCCACCGATCGGGCCGCCCGCTCGGCGCTGTCCCGCCAGGAGGCGCAGCATGACGCCACCCTGGTGCAGCGGTTCAACGCCGGCGACGAGGCCGCCTTCGTGGAGATCGTCACCCGCTACCGCGCCCGGATGCTGCAGGCGGCGCTGGGGCTTTTGCGGAACCGCGCCGACGCCGAGGAAATCGCGCAGGACACCTTCATCCGCGCGCATCGCGGCCTCGCGAAGTTCCGCGGCGATTCCTCCCTCGCCGCCTGGCTCTACCGCATCGCCCTCAATCTCTCCCGCAACCGCTACTGGTATTACTTCCGCCGCCGCCGCCATGCGACCCTGCCGCTCGATGCGGCCTTCAGCGAGGGCAACGACGCCAGCTTTGCCGACCTCGTCGCCAGCGACGCGCCCAGCCCGGTGCACGCGGCCGCGACGAGCGAGTTTGCCGCGATCGTCACCGGCTGCATGGACCAGCTGCCCGCCGGCCAACGCGAGATCCTCACCCTGCGCAATGTGCAGCAGCATACCTACGGCCACATCAGCCGGACCCTCGGCATCCGCGTCGGCACCGCCAAGAGCCGCATCGCCCGGGCGCGCACCAGCCTGCGCCTGCTGGTGGGCAAATCCTACCCGGACTCCTTCCCCACCGACACGCCGTTCACCTGCTTCGAGCCCGTCCGGTCCGCCGGACTTCTGCAGGTCTCCTGCGCGTGA
- the nuoB gene encoding NADH-quinone oxidoreductase subunit NuoB, whose amino-acid sequence MVTASPELAYNSKIEGDITVTRADAAINWLRTNSMWPMPMGLACCAIELMATASSRFDIARFGAEVMRFSPRQSDCMIVAGTVTYKMAPVVRRIYDQMAAPKWVIAMGACASSGGMYRSYATLQGVDRIIPVDVYVSGCPPRPEALLDALMKLQAKVRGERSVSKLLSA is encoded by the coding sequence ATGGTCACCGCCAGCCCGGAACTCGCCTATAACAGCAAAATCGAGGGGGACATCACTGTCACCCGGGCGGATGCCGCAATCAACTGGCTCCGGACAAACTCCATGTGGCCGATGCCCATGGGTCTGGCCTGCTGCGCCATCGAGCTCATGGCGACGGCCTCCAGCCGGTTCGACATCGCCCGCTTCGGCGCCGAGGTCATGCGCTTCTCCCCCCGCCAGTCCGACTGCATGATCGTGGCCGGCACCGTCACCTACAAGATGGCCCCAGTGGTCCGCCGCATCTACGACCAGATGGCCGCCCCGAAATGGGTCATCGCCATGGGCGCCTGCGCCAGCTCGGGCGGCATGTATCGCAGCTACGCCACCCTGCAGGGCGTCGACCGCATCATTCCGGTGGACGTCTATGTCAGCGGCTGCCCGCCGCGCCCCGAGGCTTTGCTCGACGCCCTCATGAAGCTCCAGGCCAAGGTCCGCGGCGAGCGCTCGGTATCGAAACTGCTCAGCGCCTGA
- a CDS encoding beta-ketoacyl-[acyl-carrier-protein] synthase family protein yields MPPLPVITGLGFITSIGQDRLAVQRSLCELRHGFAPVEFLGNPALPVKVAGTVKGFSFPTANWRDWGWPEQFAVDRELLRGLAPHGVYAVCALQQALADAGLGAAELGDGTTGLFCASAGSPFMLHSFLNQLHETRGERGNPMGIVSSIAGTLNFNLAAHYRITGAVCGFVSACASSSHALGHAMDEIRLGRQQRMLVVGAEDLTAESIVSFASLRALSSNPDPATASRPFDRSRDGFVGTGGAVALIVEDAALARRRGAHIYAELIGWGQAGDGHSVAVSHPEGAGLRRAMQRALADARVNAADIGYVNAHATSTIAGDRSEALALHAVFTAGGARPRVSSTKALTGHGLSLAGVMEAGFCALAIEGGFIPGAAHLTDPDPVCAGLDLPRTTLAEAPGLVLNNSSGFGGSNVCHLLRRPA; encoded by the coding sequence ATGCCGCCGCTTCCCGTCATCACCGGGCTGGGTTTCATCACCAGCATCGGGCAGGACCGGCTCGCCGTGCAGCGCAGCCTGTGCGAACTGCGCCACGGTTTTGCACCGGTCGAGTTCCTCGGCAACCCCGCCCTGCCCGTCAAGGTCGCCGGCACGGTCAAGGGCTTCTCCTTTCCGACCGCCAACTGGCGCGACTGGGGCTGGCCGGAGCAGTTCGCCGTTGATCGCGAGCTGCTTCGCGGGCTCGCCCCGCATGGCGTCTATGCGGTCTGCGCGCTGCAACAGGCCCTCGCCGACGCCGGGCTCGGCGCGGCCGAACTGGGCGACGGCACGACCGGCCTGTTCTGCGCCTCCGCCGGCTCGCCGTTCATGCTCCACAGCTTCCTCAACCAGCTGCACGAGACCCGCGGCGAGCGCGGCAACCCGATGGGCATCGTCTCGTCCATCGCCGGCACCCTGAACTTCAACCTCGCGGCCCATTACCGGATCACCGGCGCGGTCTGCGGCTTTGTCTCCGCCTGCGCCTCGTCGAGCCACGCCCTCGGCCACGCCATGGACGAAATCCGCCTCGGCCGGCAGCAGCGGATGCTGGTCGTCGGGGCGGAGGACCTGACGGCGGAGAGCATCGTTTCGTTCGCCAGCCTGCGCGCGCTTTCCTCCAATCCGGACCCGGCCACGGCCTCGCGCCCCTTTGACCGCTCGCGGGACGGTTTTGTCGGCACCGGCGGCGCGGTCGCCCTCATCGTCGAGGACGCCGCGCTGGCCCGCCGTCGCGGCGCGCACATCTACGCCGAGCTCATCGGCTGGGGCCAGGCGGGCGATGGTCACAGCGTGGCCGTCTCGCATCCCGAGGGCGCGGGTCTGCGCCGCGCCATGCAGCGCGCCCTCGCCGACGCCCGCGTGAACGCCGCCGACATCGGCTACGTCAACGCCCATGCCACCTCCACCATCGCGGGCGACCGCTCCGAGGCGCTCGCCCTGCACGCGGTGTTCACCGCCGGGGGCGCCAGGCCGCGGGTCAGCAGCACCAAGGCGCTGACCGGCCACGGCCTGTCCCTCGCCGGCGTGATGGAAGCGGGCTTCTGCGCCCTCGCCATCGAGGGCGGTTTCATTCCCGGGGCCGCGCATCTCACGGATCCCGATCCCGTCTGCGCCGGGCTCGACCTGCCCCGCACCACCCTCGCCGAGGCGCCGGGCCTCGTGCTCAACAACAGCAGCGGGTTTGGCGGCAGCAATGTCTGCCACCTCCTCCGCCGCCCGGCCTGA
- a CDS encoding NAD(P)H-dependent oxidoreductase subunit E: MNLKPATLSQIDEVITHYPVKRSATLPLLHLVQEDVGWISTEAIEWIAAKLELQPINVYEVVTFYPMFRQKPIGRRHIKVCRTLSCALTGGYKTCEAFQKEFGCHPGEISADGEVTIDFVECLASCGTGPVVMIDDDLHEKVDAARVKALSDQIRNAAKGRPAT, translated from the coding sequence ATGAATCTCAAACCCGCCACACTCTCGCAAATCGACGAGGTCATCACCCATTACCCGGTGAAGCGCAGCGCCACGCTGCCGCTGCTGCACCTGGTGCAGGAGGATGTGGGCTGGATCTCCACCGAGGCCATCGAATGGATCGCCGCCAAGCTCGAGCTGCAGCCGATCAACGTCTACGAGGTGGTCACGTTCTACCCGATGTTCCGGCAGAAGCCGATCGGCCGCCGCCACATCAAGGTCTGCCGCACGCTTTCCTGCGCCCTCACCGGCGGCTACAAGACCTGCGAGGCCTTCCAGAAGGAGTTCGGCTGCCACCCGGGCGAGATCTCCGCCGACGGCGAGGTGACCATTGATTTTGTCGAGTGCCTCGCCAGCTGCGGCACCGGCCCGGTCGTCATGATTGACGACGACCTCCACGAGAAAGTCGACGCCGCCAGGGTGAAGGCCTTGAGCGACCAAATCCGCAACGCGGCAAAAGGCCGTCCGGCCACATGA
- the nuoD gene encoding NADH dehydrogenase (quinone) subunit D — MATDFSYPDAAAKTANLPKEFDPEKMSLSMGPSHPSTHGVLRIQFELDGEIVTKADPVVGYLHRGDEKIAENMTYNQFVPYTDRLDYLAPLANNMAYAIAVERLAGLEVPARCQAIRVLTAEMARVSAHLMGLGAYGIDVGAWTVFMYCFEEREKLYKLFEELTGARFTTSYTRIGGLQRDVPEGWTQKVDAFCDQFLPILEEILGLLSRNKIFLDRTVDVGVISKADAIAYGLTGPNLRGSGVPNDLRKDKPYSGYEKYEFDVPVGSKGDCYDRYLCRGEEMKQSVRIIRQVVKNFPGGDWYAKDARKIFAPPKDKVLTSMEELINNFMIVTEGPQMPAGEVYFEAENPKGVLGFYIVSKGGGVPYRMKIRSPSFCNLSILQKLCVGNMVSDVVSILGSLDFVMGECDR, encoded by the coding sequence ATGGCCACCGATTTTTCCTATCCCGACGCTGCTGCGAAGACGGCGAACCTGCCCAAGGAGTTCGACCCGGAGAAGATGTCGCTCTCGATGGGCCCGTCGCACCCGTCCACCCACGGCGTGCTGCGCATCCAGTTCGAGCTCGATGGCGAGATCGTGACGAAGGCCGATCCGGTCGTCGGCTACCTGCACCGCGGCGACGAGAAGATCGCGGAGAACATGACCTACAACCAGTTCGTGCCCTACACGGACCGGCTGGACTACCTCGCCCCGCTCGCGAACAACATGGCCTACGCCATCGCCGTCGAGCGCCTCGCCGGCCTCGAGGTGCCGGCCCGCTGCCAGGCGATCCGCGTGCTCACCGCGGAGATGGCCCGCGTCTCGGCGCACCTGATGGGCCTCGGCGCCTACGGCATCGATGTCGGCGCGTGGACGGTGTTCATGTATTGCTTCGAGGAGCGCGAGAAACTCTACAAGCTCTTCGAGGAGCTGACCGGCGCCCGCTTCACCACCAGCTACACCCGCATCGGCGGCCTGCAGCGCGACGTGCCCGAGGGCTGGACGCAGAAGGTGGACGCGTTCTGCGACCAGTTCCTGCCGATCCTCGAGGAGATCCTCGGCCTGCTCTCGCGCAACAAGATCTTCCTCGACCGCACCGTCGATGTCGGCGTCATCTCGAAGGCCGACGCCATCGCCTACGGCCTCACCGGCCCGAACCTCCGCGGCTCCGGCGTGCCGAACGACCTGCGCAAGGACAAGCCCTACTCCGGCTACGAGAAATACGAATTCGACGTGCCCGTCGGCTCGAAGGGCGACTGCTACGACCGCTACCTCTGCCGCGGCGAGGAGATGAAGCAGTCCGTCCGCATCATCAGGCAGGTCGTGAAGAATTTTCCCGGCGGCGACTGGTATGCGAAGGACGCGCGCAAGATCTTCGCCCCGCCGAAGGACAAGGTGCTCACCTCGATGGAGGAACTCATCAACAACTTCATGATCGTGACCGAGGGTCCGCAGATGCCGGCCGGCGAGGTCTACTTCGAGGCCGAGAACCCGAAGGGCGTGCTCGGCTTCTACATCGTGAGCAAGGGCGGCGGCGTGCCCTACCGCATGAAGATCCGCAGCCCCTCGTTCTGCAACCTGTCCATCCTTCAGAAACTCTGCGTCGGCAACATGGTGTCCGACGTCGTCTCCATCCTCGGCTCGCTCGACTTCGTCATGGGCGAGTGCGACCGCTGA
- a CDS encoding lytic transglycosylase domain-containing protein — protein MKRYRLCSLGLCVLASAGAAEPAPKEPPAPAASPADSLYETGKDLFDALAPAEVKAQFEFPDRAQWDAVVGRLQAALAGDDPAALVQLEPDVRAALATLRAIPGSEEYQGWLEERLDYIEMAKEMGRTPSPEPPAGQIVPGYNLWLRRTQARASPASALKYVPLLQPVFVAGGIPGGLVWLAEVESGFNPAARSPSGARGLFQLMPATARELGLRTSLPDERTDPQKSAQAAAHMLRALQARFGDWPLALAAYNAGPGRVQRALDKQRASTFAQIAPALPVETRMYVPKVLAVLQVRAGIMLAGPAGR, from the coding sequence ATGAAACGATACCGTCTCTGCAGCCTGGGTCTGTGCGTGCTGGCTTCGGCTGGTGCAGCGGAGCCGGCGCCGAAGGAGCCGCCGGCGCCCGCTGCAAGTCCGGCCGATTCGCTTTACGAGACCGGCAAGGATCTTTTTGACGCACTGGCGCCGGCGGAAGTGAAGGCGCAGTTCGAGTTTCCGGACCGGGCGCAATGGGATGCGGTCGTGGGCCGCTTGCAAGCCGCGCTCGCTGGCGACGACCCGGCCGCGCTGGTGCAGCTTGAGCCGGATGTCCGGGCGGCGCTCGCCACCCTTCGCGCCATTCCGGGCAGCGAGGAATACCAAGGCTGGCTGGAGGAACGTCTGGACTACATCGAAATGGCCAAGGAGATGGGCCGGACTCCCTCGCCTGAGCCGCCGGCCGGTCAGATTGTCCCCGGTTACAACCTTTGGTTGCGGCGCACGCAGGCCCGGGCGAGTCCGGCGTCCGCCCTGAAATATGTCCCGCTGCTGCAGCCGGTGTTTGTCGCCGGCGGTATACCCGGCGGGCTGGTCTGGCTGGCCGAGGTCGAATCGGGTTTCAACCCGGCCGCCCGCAGTCCCTCGGGCGCCCGCGGCCTGTTTCAACTGATGCCGGCCACCGCCCGGGAACTCGGCTTGCGGACATCTCTCCCCGACGAGCGCACGGATCCGCAGAAATCCGCGCAAGCGGCCGCGCATATGTTGCGCGCGCTCCAAGCCAGGTTTGGCGACTGGCCCCTGGCTCTCGCGGCCTACAATGCCGGGCCCGGGCGCGTGCAACGCGCACTGGACAAACAGCGGGCCAGCACTTTCGCCCAGATTGCGCCCGCTCTGCCGGTCGAAACCCGGATGTATGTGCCGAAAGTGCTGGCGGTGCTGCAAGTCAGGGCGGGGATCATGCTGGCCGGCCCGGCCGGACGCTGA